Proteins encoded by one window of Collimonas fungivorans:
- a CDS encoding TOBE domain-containing protein codes for MLTSARNEFAGKVTAIQEGAVNDEVEITLAGGDRIVAVITRESTKYLELKPGSDALALVKAPWVILSSPDAGIKFSTRNRLQGTVKAVKTGAVNTEVEVSLNGGATLTAIITQESAVALGLAAGKPVVAIFKASHVIVGVKT; via the coding sequence ATGCTGACTAGTGCACGCAATGAATTCGCAGGCAAGGTTACCGCCATCCAAGAAGGCGCGGTCAACGACGAAGTCGAAATCACCCTCGCCGGCGGCGACCGCATCGTCGCCGTCATCACCCGCGAAAGCACCAAGTACCTGGAACTGAAACCAGGTTCGGATGCACTGGCGCTGGTGAAAGCGCCATGGGTGATCCTGTCATCGCCAGACGCCGGCATCAAGTTTTCCACTCGCAACCGCCTGCAAGGCACAGTCAAGGCGGTGAAGACCGGCGCCGTGAATACAGAAGTCGAAGTCAGCCTGAACGGCGGCGCCACGCTGACCGCCATCATTACCCAGGAAAGCGCAGTCGCGCTCGGCCTCGCGGCCGGCAAGCCGGTGGTGGCGATTTTCAAGGCTTCGCACGTGATCGTCGGCGTCAAGACCTGA
- a CDS encoding ParA family protein: MIITVFSEDEFAKRSIIALSLAAYCAQSQRRVLLADATSLQYALGWNTRRRAVGGKQKVTVRGSADLESDLENPASYYRVHYPETVVDADGSDARSTNAALVVTDVLVIPIHSRQDCNRQALIERIEAARLFNPALRILVVEVQSISAFGATANTETSPAETLAKEILTATLADTVIHEWIDDRRIFDRGLSVFEANPRNERAVAEIRNLHQEIAQARSQPVEQTANSLAILHALQRRTQEKELCHVGIDVLQQQPGRLDSAG, translated from the coding sequence ATGATCATCACGGTTTTCAGCGAAGACGAATTTGCCAAACGCTCAATCATTGCGCTCAGCCTGGCTGCATATTGCGCGCAGAGCCAGCGCAGGGTGCTGCTGGCAGACGCCACGTCGTTGCAGTATGCATTGGGCTGGAATACTCGGCGCAGGGCTGTCGGCGGCAAGCAGAAGGTTACTGTGCGCGGCAGCGCAGACCTGGAGTCGGACCTGGAAAATCCGGCATCCTACTATCGGGTGCACTATCCGGAAACGGTGGTCGATGCCGATGGCAGCGATGCGCGCAGCACCAACGCAGCGCTGGTCGTCACCGATGTGCTGGTGATTCCGATCCATTCTCGCCAGGATTGCAACCGGCAGGCGCTGATCGAGCGCATCGAAGCCGCGCGGTTGTTTAATCCGGCGTTGCGGATACTGGTGGTCGAAGTCCAGTCCATCAGTGCGTTTGGCGCCACCGCCAACACGGAAACCAGCCCGGCCGAAACCCTGGCAAAGGAAATCCTGACCGCAACGCTTGCCGATACGGTAATCCACGAGTGGATAGATGACCGTCGCATCTTTGATCGGGGCTTAAGCGTATTCGAGGCAAACCCGCGCAACGAACGGGCGGTTGCCGAGATCAGGAATCTTCACCAGGAAATCGCGCAAGCGAGGAGCCAGCCGGTCGAGCAGACGGCCAACAGCCTGGCCATATTGCATGCCCTGCAGAGAAGGACGCAGGAAAAAGAACTGTGCCATGTCGGCATTGACGTACTTCAACAGCAACCCGGTCGTCTGGATAGTGCCGGTTGA
- a CDS encoding FadR/GntR family transcriptional regulator translates to MNTPLNTSLTAQPDTGAPRKKHRNLAQSVVANIADSIRSGSSKPGDKLPTESELMRTQGVSRTVIREAISHLQASGLVETRHGIGTFVLAASSSSNFDIDPETVITMRDILAILELRISLEAEAAGLAAARRSDEQLAQMRMALDAFQKSAHERGDSVAADVQFHLHIAQATGNRYFVDILTHLGTTIIPRTRINSARLAHDDPAAYLDRVHREHEDIYNAIVRQDPETARAAMRTHLSNSRERLRKVQDSMALAS, encoded by the coding sequence ATGAATACACCGCTCAATACATCGCTCACGGCGCAGCCCGACACTGGCGCACCGCGCAAGAAGCATCGCAACCTGGCGCAGAGCGTGGTCGCCAATATTGCCGACAGTATTCGCAGCGGCAGCAGCAAGCCGGGGGACAAGCTGCCGACCGAATCCGAACTGATGCGCACCCAGGGTGTCAGCCGCACCGTGATCCGCGAGGCGATTTCGCACCTGCAGGCATCGGGGCTGGTGGAGACGCGGCACGGCATCGGCACTTTTGTACTGGCGGCAAGCAGCTCCAGCAACTTCGACATCGATCCGGAAACCGTGATCACCATGCGCGACATCCTGGCCATCCTGGAACTGCGCATCAGCCTCGAAGCGGAAGCTGCCGGACTGGCCGCGGCGCGCCGCAGCGACGAGCAGCTGGCGCAGATGCGGATGGCGCTGGATGCCTTCCAGAAGAGCGCCCATGAGCGCGGCGACTCGGTCGCAGCCGATGTCCAGTTCCACCTGCACATCGCGCAGGCCACCGGCAACCGCTATTTTGTCGACATCCTGACCCACCTCGGCACCACCATCATTCCGCGTACCCGGATCAATTCCGCCAGGCTGGCGCATGACGACCCGGCGGCTTACCTGGACCGTGTCCACCGCGAACACGAAGATATCTACAATGCGATCGTGCGCCAGGATCCGGAAACTGCACGGGCAGCGATGCGCACCCACCTGAGCAACAGCCGCGAACGCTTGCGCAAGGTGCAGGACAGCATGGCGCTGGCGTCGTAA
- the garD gene encoding galactarate dehydratase encodes MSNAATDNNTPLYIRMQEQDNVAIVANDGGLPAGSVFPCGLVLRDKVPQGHKVALDEIAEGEAIVRYGVVIGFAQRPIAQGSWIEESLVRMPPARELSNLPIATHAPAAAAPLEGYTFEGYRNADGTVGTRNILAISTTVQCVSGVVEHAVKRIKAELLPGYPNVDDVIGLEHTYGCGVAIDAPGAEIPIRTLRNISMNPNFGGQAMVVSLGCEKLQPGRLFPQGSIPIQSTGGKEDGLRVVCLQDAEHVGFESMIVSIMATAKEQLAELDKRRRVSCPASELVVGVQCGGSDAFSGVTANPAVGFASDLLVRAGAAVMFSETTEVRDGIDQLTARAASAEVAQAMIREMAWYDDYLTRGGVDRSANTTPGNKKGGLANIVEKAMGSIVKSGSSVISGVLSPGDKLKQKGLIYAATPASDFVCGTLQLAAGMNLHVFTTGRGTPYGLAAVPVIKVATRNDLARRWHDLMDINAGRIASGEASIEDVGWELFHLMLDVASGRKQTWAEHHKLHNALTLFNPAPIT; translated from the coding sequence ATGAGCAATGCCGCAACAGACAACAATACGCCGCTGTACATCCGCATGCAGGAGCAGGACAACGTCGCCATCGTCGCCAACGACGGCGGCTTGCCGGCCGGTTCGGTATTTCCCTGCGGGCTGGTGCTGCGCGACAAAGTGCCGCAAGGCCACAAGGTTGCCCTGGACGAAATTGCCGAAGGCGAGGCGATCGTGCGCTACGGCGTAGTGATCGGTTTTGCGCAGCGTCCGATAGCGCAAGGCAGCTGGATTGAAGAATCGCTGGTCAGGATGCCGCCGGCGCGGGAGCTGAGCAACCTGCCGATCGCCACCCATGCTCCGGCGGCGGCAGCGCCGCTGGAAGGCTACACCTTCGAAGGCTACCGTAACGCCGACGGCACGGTCGGCACTCGCAACATCCTGGCGATCAGCACCACGGTGCAATGCGTATCCGGGGTGGTGGAGCATGCGGTCAAACGCATCAAGGCCGAGCTGCTGCCAGGCTATCCGAATGTCGACGATGTCATCGGCCTGGAACACACCTATGGCTGCGGCGTGGCGATCGATGCGCCGGGCGCCGAGATTCCGATCCGCACCTTGCGCAACATCAGCATGAATCCGAATTTCGGCGGCCAGGCGATGGTGGTCAGCCTGGGCTGCGAAAAACTGCAGCCGGGCCGCTTGTTTCCGCAGGGCTCCATTCCTATCCAAAGCACCGGCGGCAAGGAAGACGGCTTGCGCGTGGTGTGCCTGCAAGATGCCGAACACGTCGGTTTCGAATCGATGATCGTGTCCATCATGGCCACGGCAAAGGAACAATTGGCTGAACTGGATAAGCGGCGCCGCGTGTCCTGCCCGGCGTCGGAACTGGTGGTCGGCGTCCAGTGCGGCGGCAGCGACGCCTTTTCCGGCGTGACGGCGAATCCGGCGGTAGGCTTCGCCAGCGACTTGCTGGTGCGCGCCGGCGCCGCCGTGATGTTTTCCGAAACCACCGAAGTGCGCGACGGCATCGACCAGCTGACCGCGCGCGCCGCCAGCGCCGAGGTGGCGCAAGCCATGATCCGCGAGATGGCCTGGTATGACGATTACCTGACCCGCGGCGGCGTCGACCGCAGCGCCAACACCACGCCCGGCAACAAGAAAGGCGGCCTGGCCAACATCGTCGAAAAGGCCATGGGTTCTATCGTCAAATCCGGCAGCAGCGTGATTTCCGGCGTGCTGTCGCCGGGCGACAAACTGAAGCAAAAGGGTTTGATCTACGCCGCCACGCCCGCCAGCGATTTTGTCTGCGGCACCTTGCAGCTGGCGGCCGGCATGAACCTGCATGTATTCACCACCGGCCGCGGCACGCCCTACGGCCTGGCCGCGGTGCCGGTGATCAAGGTCGCCACCCGCAACGACCTGGCGCGGCGCTGGCACGACCTGATGGACATCAACGCCGGCCGCATCGCCAGCGGCGAGGCCAGCATCGAAGATGTCGGCTGGGAGCTGTTCCACCTGATGCTGGATGTCGCCAGCGGCCGCAAGCAGACCTGGGCCGAGCATCACAAACTGCACAATGCCTTGACGCTGTTCAATCCGGCGCCGATTACCTGA
- a CDS encoding carboxy terminal-processing peptidase codes for MRLKNSLLCVILAISTAAHALEAGPPPVLSPLQQQAQAAHLSAQFLTRFHYKPVPLDDTLSAKVINRYIKSLDPEKFFFVQADIDQFTTENTKLDDAIYREDLRIPFSIFNLYQQRIVERLTYARELLKQGFDFSQKEDFAFVRDKEPWPKSEAESRDLWRKRVKNDWLRLKLAGKKDQAIRDTLSKRYENSLARAYKYKSDDVFQIFMNAYATSIEPHTDYLGTSAAADFDISMKLSLVGIGAVLQERDEYTTIRELVAGGPAQLSGKLAVGDRIVGVAQGDKGAVVDVVGTRIDDVVKQIRGAKDTIVRLDILPADAGPDGKHKLISLVRNKISLEQQAAKKTILNIKSGDTTRKVGVITLPAFYEDFDGRRKGDKNFRSASRDVAALLAELKKEKVDSVLMDLRNNGGGSLTEAVDLTGLFVGKGPIVQQRNARGDVNVEGDDIPTPAWTGPLAVLINRGSASASEIFAAAIQDYGRGIIVGEGSFGKGTVQTMVNLDELSHNDKPKFGELKMTIAQFFRINGGTTQLRGVTPDVSLPGFSDPESFGESSYDNALPWSQVKAADYTPVGDVKGLLPQIQSRHDARVEKDKDFQRFLEDVTEVNTLRKKRVISLNETDRRTEMNQQEARLKARGKAGDGGDGKDKDAADAADLNRQDDGLQANERSLSADLAAEKAQKNAKDVLLNEAAQILGDESDLLKANTKFAVQQPAKGK; via the coding sequence ATGCGCTTAAAAAACAGTCTGTTATGTGTCATCCTGGCAATTTCGACCGCTGCCCACGCACTGGAAGCCGGGCCGCCGCCGGTCCTGTCGCCGCTGCAGCAGCAAGCGCAGGCGGCGCACCTGAGCGCGCAATTCCTGACCCGTTTCCATTACAAGCCGGTGCCGCTGGACGACACCTTGTCGGCCAAGGTCATCAACCGCTACATCAAGTCGCTCGACCCGGAAAAATTCTTTTTCGTGCAAGCCGATATCGATCAGTTTACGACAGAGAACACCAAGCTGGACGACGCCATTTACCGCGAAGACCTGCGCATTCCGTTTTCCATTTTCAACCTGTACCAGCAGCGTATCGTCGAACGCCTGACGTATGCGCGCGAACTGCTCAAGCAGGGTTTCGATTTCAGCCAGAAAGAAGACTTCGCCTTCGTGCGCGACAAGGAACCCTGGCCGAAATCCGAGGCAGAGAGCCGCGACCTGTGGCGCAAGCGCGTCAAGAACGACTGGCTGCGCCTGAAACTGGCCGGCAAGAAGGACCAGGCGATCCGCGATACGCTCAGCAAGCGTTATGAAAATTCCCTGGCGCGCGCCTACAAGTATAAAAGCGACGACGTCTTCCAGATTTTCATGAACGCCTATGCGACCTCGATTGAACCGCATACCGATTACCTGGGCACCAGCGCGGCGGCCGATTTCGATATTTCGATGAAGCTTTCCCTGGTCGGCATCGGCGCGGTGCTGCAGGAAAGAGACGAATACACCACTATCCGCGAGCTGGTGGCGGGCGGCCCGGCGCAATTGTCCGGCAAGCTTGCGGTCGGCGACCGCATCGTCGGCGTCGCACAAGGCGACAAGGGCGCCGTGGTCGACGTGGTCGGCACCCGCATCGACGACGTGGTCAAGCAGATCCGCGGCGCCAAGGACACGATAGTACGGCTGGACATCTTACCGGCCGACGCCGGTCCGGATGGCAAGCACAAGCTGATCAGTCTGGTGCGCAACAAGATCAGCCTGGAACAGCAGGCCGCCAAGAAAACCATCCTGAACATCAAGAGCGGCGACACCACGCGCAAGGTCGGCGTGATTACCCTGCCTGCGTTCTATGAGGATTTCGACGGACGGCGCAAGGGCGACAAGAATTTCCGCAGCGCCAGCCGCGACGTGGCGGCGCTCCTGGCCGAACTGAAAAAAGAGAAGGTCGACAGCGTCCTGATGGATTTGCGCAATAACGGCGGCGGTTCGCTGACTGAGGCGGTGGACCTGACCGGACTGTTTGTCGGCAAGGGCCCGATCGTGCAGCAGCGTAATGCGCGCGGCGACGTCAACGTCGAAGGCGACGACATCCCGACACCGGCATGGACCGGTCCGCTAGCCGTGCTGATCAACCGCGGTTCGGCCTCTGCCTCGGAAATCTTCGCGGCGGCGATCCAGGATTATGGCCGCGGCATCATCGTCGGCGAAGGCAGTTTCGGCAAAGGCACGGTGCAGACCATGGTCAACCTTGACGAACTGTCGCACAACGACAAGCCGAAATTCGGCGAACTGAAGATGACCATCGCCCAGTTTTTCCGCATCAACGGCGGCACTACCCAGCTGCGCGGCGTGACCCCGGACGTCAGCTTGCCGGGCTTCTCGGATCCCGAGAGTTTTGGCGAATCGAGCTACGACAACGCCTTGCCATGGTCGCAGGTGAAGGCCGCCGACTACACTCCTGTCGGCGACGTGAAGGGCCTGCTGCCGCAGATCCAGAGCCGGCACGATGCGCGCGTCGAAAAGGACAAGGACTTCCAGCGTTTCCTGGAAGACGTGACCGAGGTGAATACGCTGCGCAAGAAGCGCGTCATCTCGCTTAACGAAACCGACCGCCGCACTGAAATGAACCAGCAGGAAGCCCGCCTGAAGGCGCGCGGCAAGGCTGGCGACGGCGGCGACGGCAAAGACAAGGATGCTGCCGATGCAGCCGATCTCAACCGCCAGGACGACGGCCTGCAAGCCAACGAACGCAGCTTGAGCGCGGACCTGGCAGCGGAAAAGGCGCAAAAGAACGCCAAGGACGTGTTGCTGAATGAAGCCGCGCAAATCCTCGGCGACGAATCGGACCTGCTCAAGGCGAATACGAAATTCGCGGTGCAGCAGCCGGCCAAGGGGAAATGA
- a CDS encoding MFS transporter, which produces MILFMLFMVTTFNYADRAILSIAGTAMKSELGFDAVTMGFIFSAFSWAYVLGQLPGGWLLDRYGSKRVYAASIFIWSLFTLLQGGVHFLGALWAVPALFMLRFMVGLAEAPSFPANGRIVAAWFPTTERGTASAIFNSAQYFATVLFAPLMAWITHAYGWSETFVVMGAAGLVLSMVWMRTMHSPKDHPRMTPAELAHIRDGGGLVDMDQGLGQRQGRAAGKGPQVNRGVKLGYLKQLLSNRMLAGVYLGQYCINTITYFFLTWFPIYLVQERGMSILKAGIVASLPAICGFLGGVLGGMISDRLIKRGFSLTWARKIPIVAGLLLSTTMILCNYVDTQWMVVGIMALAFFGKGVGALGWAVVADTSPKEIIGLTGSLFNMFGNIAGITAPIVIGYIIKQTGSFEWALVYVGANALLAVISYLVIVKDIKRVELKPLDDGGQPKLSGVAP; this is translated from the coding sequence ATGATTTTGTTCATGCTGTTCATGGTGACCACTTTCAATTACGCCGACCGCGCGATTCTTTCGATTGCCGGCACGGCGATGAAGAGCGAGCTGGGCTTCGATGCGGTCACCATGGGTTTCATCTTCTCGGCTTTCAGCTGGGCCTATGTGCTGGGGCAGTTGCCGGGCGGCTGGCTGCTCGACCGCTACGGTTCGAAGCGAGTGTATGCCGCCAGCATCTTCATCTGGTCGCTGTTTACCCTGCTGCAGGGCGGCGTGCATTTCCTCGGCGCGCTATGGGCTGTGCCTGCCTTGTTCATGCTGCGCTTCATGGTGGGCCTGGCGGAAGCGCCTTCGTTTCCCGCCAACGGCCGTATCGTCGCTGCCTGGTTCCCGACTACCGAGCGCGGCACCGCCTCGGCGATTTTCAACTCCGCGCAATATTTCGCCACTGTATTGTTCGCACCCCTGATGGCCTGGATCACGCATGCTTACGGCTGGTCGGAGACGTTCGTGGTCATGGGCGCGGCGGGGCTGGTGCTGAGCATGGTCTGGATGCGGACGATGCACAGTCCGAAAGACCATCCGCGCATGACGCCGGCGGAGCTGGCGCATATCCGCGACGGCGGCGGCCTGGTCGACATGGACCAGGGCCTGGGGCAGAGGCAAGGACGCGCGGCAGGCAAGGGCCCGCAGGTGAACCGCGGCGTCAAGCTGGGTTATCTCAAGCAGCTGCTGAGCAACCGCATGCTGGCCGGCGTCTACCTCGGCCAGTACTGCATCAATACCATCACCTATTTTTTCCTGACCTGGTTTCCGATCTACCTGGTGCAGGAGCGCGGCATGTCGATCTTGAAGGCCGGCATCGTGGCGTCGCTGCCGGCGATCTGCGGTTTCCTCGGCGGCGTGCTGGGCGGCATGATTTCGGACCGCCTGATCAAGCGCGGTTTTTCTCTGACCTGGGCGCGCAAGATTCCCATCGTCGCCGGCCTGCTGCTGTCGACCACCATGATCTTGTGCAATTACGTCGATACCCAGTGGATGGTGGTCGGCATCATGGCGCTGGCGTTTTTCGGCAAGGGCGTCGGCGCCCTCGGCTGGGCAGTGGTGGCGGATACCTCGCCGAAAGAAATCATCGGCCTCACCGGCAGCCTGTTCAACATGTTCGGCAATATCGCCGGCATCACGGCGCCGATCGTGATTGGCTATATCATCAAGCAGACCGGCTCCTTCGAGTGGGCGCTGGTGTATGTCGGCGCCAATGCCTTGCTGGCCGTGATCAGCTACCTGGTGATCGTGAAAGACATCAAGCGCGTCGAGCTCAAGCCGCTGGACGATGGCGGGCAGCCAAAATTATCCGGAGTCGCACCATGA
- a CDS encoding questin oxidase family protein, whose product MNQRLREPTLHRLLDANVRFASDGKDTTNHCPMALCALAGMGAQPERLQEFFNMWQRRFAVPARPAVNAVSRETWLACLGDASAFSALREYFEEWIWSAGTDAVLEQVLGKIPFAPASGAFHALIRLAYGLEAQHLSEIAAGLAALVSGNLHIDAGSHRRAPAASVNQGLAILSRALHDTVFTGGMIVTRLRAVADYPLFYAVLPAAPAQPQLLDDMARAAIALYWQTNNFTALHIVTGLHAARRVLAHLPAALVRRLLPELWVALCAAYVSIGAPPLATSNAVLDEEETLADSPDTWQDLFTTAIASDDDHVIKMVYTCYCENLRAPSPLYLAAAARRAGRVFQVH is encoded by the coding sequence ATGAATCAACGACTACGCGAACCAACCCTGCACCGCCTGCTCGACGCCAACGTCCGCTTTGCCAGCGACGGCAAGGACACCACCAATCATTGCCCGATGGCGCTGTGTGCGCTGGCTGGCATGGGCGCCCAGCCGGAGCGCCTGCAGGAATTTTTTAACATGTGGCAGCGCCGTTTTGCCGTGCCCGCCAGGCCGGCGGTGAACGCGGTCAGCCGCGAAACGTGGCTGGCCTGCCTCGGCGACGCCAGCGCTTTTAGCGCCCTGCGCGAATATTTTGAAGAGTGGATCTGGAGCGCAGGCACCGATGCCGTGCTTGAACAAGTGCTGGGCAAGATACCGTTTGCCCCGGCCAGCGGCGCATTCCATGCCCTGATCCGGCTTGCCTACGGCCTGGAAGCGCAGCATCTCAGCGAAATCGCCGCCGGGCTGGCGGCGCTGGTCAGCGGCAACCTGCACATCGATGCGGGATCGCACCGGCGGGCGCCGGCTGCTTCGGTAAACCAGGGCCTGGCGATTTTGTCGCGCGCGTTGCACGACACGGTATTCACTGGCGGCATGATTGTCACACGCCTGCGGGCGGTGGCCGATTACCCGCTGTTTTACGCAGTGCTGCCGGCTGCACCGGCGCAGCCGCAGTTGCTGGACGATATGGCGCGGGCGGCAATTGCCCTGTACTGGCAGACCAACAATTTCACGGCCTTGCATATCGTCACCGGCCTGCACGCGGCGCGCCGGGTGCTGGCCCATTTGCCGGCAGCGCTGGTCCGGCGCCTGCTACCGGAGTTGTGGGTAGCGCTTTGTGCTGCTTATGTGTCAATAGGCGCGCCGCCCCTGGCAACATCGAATGCGGTACTCGATGAGGAGGAAACCCTGGCCGACAGCCCTGACACCTGGCAGGACCTGTTCACCACCGCCATCGCTTCCGACGACGACCATGTGATCAAGATGGTCTACACCTGCTATTGCGAAAACCTGCGGGCGCCGTCGCCACTGTACCTGGCGGCAGCGGCGCGGCGGGCTGGCCGCGTGTTCCAGGTGCATTGA
- a CDS encoding lactonase family protein, with protein MHRNFNRLCLSLGFMMMNVSALVSAKTMVYVSNADSRDIYVMELSQSDGSASLVEKVATGGTVMPLAVSPDRRFLYASLRSLPYSVSSFAIDQQSGKLGLLSTVPLADNMANLATDKTGRFLLAASYTGNKISINPIAAKGDVGAQPLAVIPTREKAHAIATDPANTHLFASNLGGDVILQYRFDASSGQVTPNVPPYVETRQGAGPRHFVFDRRARFVYGTNELDGSLNTYRYDAGGGALTLQASGSLRPKDFQGPALAPADLHLTPDGRFLYASERSSSTLAGFAVDPDSGALTLIGNFPTETQPRGFNIDPSGRYLLAVGQKSNRMSSYAIDQNSGALRLLHQYDMGANPNWVEIVDLP; from the coding sequence ATGCATCGAAATTTCAACCGGCTGTGTCTTTCCCTGGGGTTCATGATGATGAACGTTTCAGCTTTGGTCTCGGCCAAAACCATGGTGTATGTGTCGAACGCCGACAGCCGCGACATTTATGTCATGGAGCTCAGCCAGTCGGACGGCAGTGCCAGCCTGGTGGAGAAAGTGGCGACCGGCGGCACGGTCATGCCGCTGGCAGTCAGCCCCGACCGCCGCTTCCTGTACGCCTCCTTGCGTTCGCTGCCGTATTCAGTGAGCAGTTTCGCCATCGACCAGCAAAGCGGCAAGCTGGGCCTGTTGTCGACAGTCCCGCTGGCCGACAACATGGCTAACCTGGCGACCGACAAGACCGGCCGTTTCCTGCTGGCTGCGTCCTACACCGGCAACAAGATTTCCATCAACCCGATTGCCGCCAAGGGCGATGTCGGAGCGCAGCCGCTGGCCGTGATTCCGACCCGTGAAAAAGCCCATGCGATAGCGACCGACCCTGCCAATACCCACCTGTTCGCCAGCAACCTGGGCGGCGACGTCATCCTGCAATATCGCTTCGATGCAAGCAGCGGCCAGGTCACGCCTAACGTTCCGCCGTATGTGGAAACCAGGCAGGGCGCCGGTCCGCGCCATTTCGTATTCGACCGCCGCGCCCGTTTCGTCTACGGCACCAACGAACTGGACGGCAGCCTCAATACATATCGCTACGATGCCGGTGGCGGCGCTCTCACATTGCAGGCTTCGGGGTCCCTGCGGCCCAAGGATTTCCAGGGCCCGGCACTGGCGCCGGCCGACCTGCACCTGACGCCCGATGGCCGTTTCCTGTACGCCTCGGAGCGCAGCTCCAGCACGCTTGCCGGGTTTGCTGTCGATCCTGACAGCGGCGCATTGACCTTGATCGGCAATTTTCCTACCGAGACCCAGCCGCGCGGCTTCAATATCGACCCCAGCGGCCGCTACCTGCTGGCGGTCGGCCAGAAATCCAACCGCATGAGCAGCTACGCCATCGACCAGAACAGCGGCGCCCTGCGTTTGCTGCATCAGTACGACATGGGGGCAAATCCCAACTGGGTCGAGATCGTCGATCTGCCATAG
- a CDS encoding DUF1993 domain-containing protein, which translates to MQSLSMYQISVPVFVRGLGVLAGYLEKAEAHAKASHLDPAEMVNAKLAPDMLSLAGQIQRASDTSKNAIGRLSALEAPRFEDNETTLPELQARVTKTIAFLESVRPEDLHGSETRSVTLAFGKLKTTMQGDAYLLTFTVPNFFFHIATAHAILRNKGVAVGKLDYLGHFEMEPA; encoded by the coding sequence ATGCAGTCCTTATCGATGTATCAAATTTCCGTTCCCGTGTTCGTGCGCGGCCTGGGTGTGCTTGCGGGCTATCTGGAGAAAGCGGAGGCCCATGCCAAGGCCAGCCATCTCGACCCCGCCGAGATGGTCAACGCAAAACTGGCGCCGGACATGCTATCGCTGGCCGGGCAGATCCAGCGCGCCAGCGATACCTCGAAAAACGCAATCGGCCGTTTGTCGGCGCTCGAAGCACCGCGCTTTGAAGACAACGAGACAACATTGCCTGAGTTACAGGCGCGGGTAACAAAGACGATAGCGTTCCTGGAAAGCGTGCGGCCAGAGGATTTGCATGGAAGCGAAACGCGTTCGGTTACCCTGGCTTTCGGCAAGTTAAAAACCACCATGCAGGGCGATGCCTACCTGCTCACGTTCACCGTGCCGAATTTTTTCTTTCACATAGCTACCGCACACGCCATCTTGCGGAACAAGGGAGTGGCCGTAGGCAAACTGGATTATCTCGGCCATTTCGAAATGGAACCGGCCTAG